The following is a genomic window from Variovorax paradoxus.
GTGCAGGGCGACATCGGCGACAGCGCCCTGGTCGATCGCATTCTGGCCGAGCACAAGCCACGTGCCGTCGTGAACTTTGCCGCGGAGTCGCACGTCGACCGCTCCATTCACGGCCCCGAAGACTTCGTGCAGACCAACGTGCTTGGTACCTTTCGCCTGCTCGAATCGGTGCGCGGCTACTGGAGCGCGCTGCCGGCCGAGCAAAAGGATGCCTTCCGCTTTCTGCATGTGTCGACCGACGAGGTCTACGGCTCGCTCTCCAAGACCGACCCTGCATTTACCGAAGAGAACAAATACGAGCCCAACAGCCCTTACTCGGCCAGCAAGGCCGCGAGCGACCATCTCGTGCGCGCCTGGCACCACACCTACGGCCTGCCGGTGGTCACCACCAACTGCTCCAACAACTACGGGCCGTTCCACTTTCCCGAGAAGCTCATCCCCCTGATGATCGTCAACGCGCTGGTCGGCAAGCCCCTGCCGGTTTACGGCGATGGCATGCAGGTGCGCGACTGGCTCTACGTGAAGGACCATTGCAGCGCCATCCGCCGCGTGCTCGAGGCCGGCAAGCTGGGCGAGACATACAACGTCGGCGGCTGGAACGAGAAGCCCAACATCGAGATCGTGAACACCGTGTGTGCGCTGCTCGACGAACTGCGCCCGCGCGCAGACGGCAAGCCCTACAAGGAACAGATCAGCTACGTCACCGATCGCCCCGGCCACGACCGGCGCTACGCCATCGACGCACGCAAGCTGGAGCGTGAGCTGGGCTGGAAGCCCGCCGAAACCTTCGACACCGGCATCCGCAAGACCGTCGAGTGGTACCTCGCCAATGGCGAATGGGTGCGCAACGTGCAAAGCGGTGCGTACCGCGAATGGGTCGAAAAGCAATACGACACGACAAAGGCGACCGCATGAAGTTGCTGCTGCTGGGCAAGGGCGGACAGGTCGGCTGGGAGCTGCAGCGCAGCCTTGCGCCGTTGGGCGAACTGGTGGCGCTCGATTTCGACAGCACCGATTTCAACGCCGACTTCAGCCGTCCGGAGCAGCTTGCCGAGACCGTGCTCAAGGTTCGGCCTGACGTGATCGTCAATGCGGCCGCACACACGGCCGTCGACAAGGCCGAGAGCGAGCCCGACTTTGCGCGCAAGCTCAACGCCACCTCGCCCGGCGTGGTGGCCGAAGCCGCCGGGCAGATCGGCGCGCTCATGGTGCATTACTCGACCGACTACGTGTTCGACGGCAGCGGCAGCAAGCCCTGGCAGGAAGACGACGCCACCGGACCCCTCAGCGTGTATGGCCGCACAAAACTCGAGGGTGAGCAACTGGTGGCTGCGCACTGTGCCA
Proteins encoded in this region:
- the rfbB gene encoding dTDP-glucose 4,6-dehydratase, with amino-acid sequence MILVTGGAGFIGANFVLDWIAQSDEPVVNLDKLTYAGNLETLASLKGNPSHIFVQGDIGDSALVDRILAEHKPRAVVNFAAESHVDRSIHGPEDFVQTNVLGTFRLLESVRGYWSALPAEQKDAFRFLHVSTDEVYGSLSKTDPAFTEENKYEPNSPYSASKAASDHLVRAWHHTYGLPVVTTNCSNNYGPFHFPEKLIPLMIVNALVGKPLPVYGDGMQVRDWLYVKDHCSAIRRVLEAGKLGETYNVGGWNEKPNIEIVNTVCALLDELRPRADGKPYKEQISYVTDRPGHDRRYAIDARKLERELGWKPAETFDTGIRKTVEWYLANGEWVRNVQSGAYREWVEKQYDTTKATA